One genomic window of Syngnathoides biaculeatus isolate LvHL_M chromosome 13, ASM1980259v1, whole genome shotgun sequence includes the following:
- the ccdc18 gene encoding coiled-coil domain-containing protein 18 isoform X1 yields the protein MFYTFVSISIHAVHEMESVSVRRKMGYARQENARLAMDDVQLISDLDTTPYELLSSSSQGHLRGSRMVSANNLSIVNEQICHLETEVETKAKELKAAELIAKRCQEEAAHSDIMVTTLTEKLSTLREELDSKTALCKRAEQQRNQALENAEKLKAAFKEYKATVDIKFQKVMENEIQSKENLIESLREKEDLQRKCTELEKEKADQSHTISQLKEEARQGKNSAAEHSDLKAQLEDARRRSSELQSQLTDRNAECRELDSLRKELEDLRTLTKNQELGLAQSHRAAQQSQAETASLEAILSLLHLREDAVGPLCVRPCILPPVDYSRTAQMMKLLPGEGYQQLLQVLQLKEAERTKQCSQVEKLRDCVSRAQEEISSLRASLAQRASHYQNLQTEVIDKANRATASEKELKRKSARVSALEKQLQEKTAAYTQAAMKNTELEKQLQEKSCALQHFQTLMSKKQREYQQSLEKTQQSQSQQCTAQQHRIEMLQRTVEEARSQVMAMEQELTSLQREKDEARAMALQLQTSVEHLTQEKQIEARHNEELLQSLKKQSAESATKECELQSSLSACREELTWHLQQMEEMKKNYESKLQRSKDEAFSQQEKIHGITRVAQSSSEQNMQLQLSLQQQQTMLTDSSTRMAELEESQSQLQQQVSTLEHQLERTRASLQDEVRTRREGDAEKDKDLHDMKEKNIKLSEMLNQVSTDVKSYQVELMSKESELERLRKDVTIKTSQISIMDKNLQETTSLLENKNDLVVDLEEKLHRCEADKHNCVQRVQLLDSQLQIVRKELAETLTQLQLLKDVLQRTQTIADERQVEVEKLSIRLSEAQRELEERTHEVLDMDGVLKERQGELQRRATLLGQLDVAIREHKQEMEIKVKALEHSLAAREEELRDAQRELEETKDTHQHRLQALVQELEKAQCHCEALRSQLDAIKLQEKELDVRLRHAEEELAVKETRWHQSEAKLQNVVASLERELDLERDQHNNELESLQQTRGQLLKVSSQMSSSQEKLASKLQQQEIQLEQSKVELDLTKAQASHLQTQLEQSQNKLLQTERQLARTRNLYEKISAQNSQLQNQLELLRAQLKETRVQGSWLQTQPDSSQRSIETNSESLLSKEFEVTRLQAKISSVEQAAERQNPSVYNPLSSVSSVHPLLHPQEDSSSSHCPSSSPEMRPANCISPPHSPSTSLPCQAKTSPPSDAGLQLLLQSCSKDLSLDLPPSLKTTLKEALSQQPWSSSCSDTIDLSWQGLGSTEPPSSSELSFDPLTYEVGETISSTERTVTEEEDDERVGPDTPRNHTSSLAEMLRFVNQALANQKDPSLWSSPESSESGRSLQMDGKEA from the exons ATGTTTTATACGTTTGTA TCCATTTCAATTCATGCCGTCCATGAGATGGAGTCTGTTTCTGTGAGGCGGAAGATGGGTTATGCACGACAAGAAAATGCCCGTTTGGCCATGGATGATGTCCAACTCATCAGTGACCTTGACACGACACCATATGAACTCCTATCCTCCAGCtctcag ggaCACCTGCGAGGCTCCAGGATGGTATCTGCAAACAATCTGTCAATTGTGAATGAGCAGATTTGTCATCTTGAAACAGAGGTGGAGACCAAAGCAAAAGAACTAAA GGCAGCAGAGCTGATAGCAAAGCGTTGCCAGGAGGAAGCAGCTCACAGTGACATTATGGTAACAACTTTGACAGAGAAACTAAGCACACTTAGGGAAGAACTGGACAGCAAGACCGCTCTGTGCAAAAG GGCGGAGCAGCAAAGAAACCAAGCCCTTGAAAATGCAGAGAAACTCAAAGCCGCTTTCAAAGAGTACAAGGCCACTGTTGACATTAAATTTCAAAAG GTGATGGAGAATGAAATACAATCAAAAGAGAATCTGATTGAATCTCTGCGAGAAAAAGAAGATTTACAACGAAAGTGTACTGAGCTGGAAAAAGAGAAAGCCGATCAGAGTCATACAATCAG CCAGCTAAAGGAGGAAGCGAGGCAGGGAAAGAATTCAGCTGCCGAGCATTCCGACCTCAAGGCCCAGCTGGAGGATGCCAGAAGGCGGAGTTCGGAACTTCAGAGTCAGCTGACGGACCGCAACGCAGAATGCAGGGAGCTGGATTCTTTGCGCAAGGAACTGGAAGACCTGCGCACTTTGACCAAGAACCAGGAGCTGGGCCTAGCCCAGAGCCACCGTGCAGCTCAGCAGAGCCAAGCAGAGACCGCCAGCCTGGAGGCCATATTATCCCTGCTTCATCTCCGAGAG GATGCTGTGGGACCGTTGTGTGTGAGGCCTTGCATCCTGCCCCCGGTAGACTATTCCAGAACTGCACAGATGATGAAGCTTTTACCTG GTGAAGGTTACCAGCAACTGTTACAAGTTCTTCAGTTAAAGGAGGCCGAGCGAACTAAACAATGCAGCCAGGTCGAGAAGCTTCGAGACTGTGTGAGCCGAGCCCAAGAGGAGATTTCCTCCCTACGGGCCTCTTTGGCCCAAAGAGCTTCCCACTACCAGAACCTCCAGACGGAGGTGATTGACAAAGCTAATCGAGCCACAGCCTCGGAGAAAGAA TTGAAGAGGAAGAGCGCCCGAGTTTCTGCGCTGGAAAAACAGTTGCAGGAGAAAACGGCAGCCTACACTCAGGCTGCAATGAAGAATACAGAGTTGGAAAAACAGCTGCAG GAAAAGAGCTGTGCACTACAACACTTTCAAACACTGATGAGCAAAAAGCAAAGAGAGTATCAGCAATCTTTGGAGAAGACTCAACAGTCACAAAGTCAGCAATGCACCGCACAGCAGCACAGAATTGAGATG CTACAGCGAACTGTGGAAGAAGCTCGTTCTCAGGTAATGGCAATGGAGCAGGAGCTGACTTCTCTCCAGAGAGAAAAGGACGAAGCTCGGGCTATGGCTTTACAGCTCCAGACCTCCGTAGAACACCTCACACAG GAGAAGCAGATTGAAGCAAGACACAATGAAGAGTTGCTCCAGAGTTTAAAAAAGCAGTCAGCCGAGTCTGCCACCAAG GAGTGTGAGCTCCAGTCTTCTCTGTCAGCCTGCCGAGAGGAGCTGACGTGGCATCTTCAGCAGATGGAGGAGATGAAGAAAAATTATGAATCCAAGCTGCAGAGATCTAAAGACGAG GCGTTTTCACAGCAGGAAAAGATTCACGGTATCACTCGGGTGGCTCAAAGCTCCAGTGAGCAAAACATGCAGCTTCAGCTGtctctgcagcagcagcagacgaTGCTGACTGATAGCTCGACCCGGATGGCAGAACTGGAGGAGAGCCAAAGTCAGTTGCAGCAACAG GTATCCACTCTGGAGCATCAACTGGAACGAACTCGAGCATCTCTGCAGGATGAGGTGAGGACCAGACGGGAAGGCGATGCAGAGAAAGACAAGGACCTCCATGACATGAAGGAGAAGAACATCAAACTGTCCGAGATGCTCAA CCAAGTGTCGACAGATGTGAAAAGCTACCAAGTGGAACTCATGTCTAAAGAGTCAGAGCTGGAGCGTCTGCGGAAGGATGTTACCATCAAGACGTCTCAGATCAGCATCATGGACAAGAATCTGCAGGAAACAACGAGTCTGCTCGAAAACAAGAATGATCTGG TGGTGGACCTGGAAGAGAAGCTCCATCGCTGCGAGGCTGACAAGCACAACTGCGTCCAGAGGGTCCAGCTCCTAGACAGCCAGCTCCAGATTGTGCGAAAGGAGCTGGCCGAGACTCTGACCCAGCTCCAGTTGCTCAAGGATGTCCTGCAGAGGACCCAAACCATTGCCGACGAGCGGCAAGTGGAGGTGGAAAAACTGAGCATACGGCTTAG TGAGGCCCAGCGGGAGTTGGAAGAGAGGACTCATGAGGTTTTAGATATGGACGGTGTCCTGAAGGAAAGACAGGGGGAGCTCCAGCGGAGGGCAACGCTG CTGGGCCAATTGGATGTGGCCATCCGAGAGCACAAGCAGGAAATGGAGATCAAGGTGAAGGCACTGGAGCACAGTCTGGCGGCCAGAGAGGAAGAACTGAGAGATGCCCAGAGGGAACTTGAGGAAACAAAG GACACCCATCAACATAGACTTCAGGCCTTAGTGCAGGAGCTTGAAAAAGCGCAGTGTCACTGTGAAGCTCTCAGGTCACAACTGGACGCCATCAAGCTGCAGGAGAAGGAGCTG GACGTCAGACTGCGTCATGCGGAGGAAGAGCTGGCCGTGAAGGAGACACGCTGGCACCAGTCAGAGGCCAAGTTGCAGAACGTTGTCGCTTCTCTTGAGCGCGAGCTGGATCTGGAGCGGGATCAACACAACAACGAG CTGGAGTCCTTGCAACAGACCCGAGGTCAGCTCCTCAAAGTGTCTTCGCAGATGTCATCCTCGCAGGAGAAGCTTGCCTCTAAACTCCAGCAGCAGGAGATACAGCTGGAACAAAGTAAGGTGGAGCTGGACCTCACCAAAGCCCAAGCCAGTCATCTCCAGACTCAATTAGAGCAGAGCCAGAACAAGCTCCTGCAGACCGAGCGTCAACTGGCGAGGACTCGTAATTTGTACGAGAAAATCTCGGCTCAGAACAGCCAGCTCCAAAACCAGCTGGAGCTGCTTCGTGCTCAGTTGAAAGAAACCAGGGTCCAAGGTTCTTGGCTCCAAACTCAGCCGGATTCCTCTCAGAGGTCCATAGAGACCAACAGTGAGTCCCTGCTCAGCAAG GAGTTTGAGGTGACTCGTCTCCAAGCCAAGATCTCTAGTGTGGAGCAAGCAGCTGAACGTCAAAATCCTTCTGTCTACAATCCCCTCAGCTCCGTGTCATCTGTCCATCCTTTATTACACCCTCAAGAGGACTCCTCATCATCTCACTGCCCTTCTTCCTCTCCTGAGATGCGTCCGGCCAATTGCATCTCCCCACCACACTCACCCTCAACTTCCCTTCCCTGCCAAGCTAAAACCTCCCCTCCATCTGATGCGGGCCTTCAGCTGCTGCTCCAGAGTTGCAGCAAGGATCTGTCCCTGGATCTCCCTCCGAGTCTCAAGACTACACTGAAGGAGGCGCTGAGTCAGCAGCCGTGGTCGTCCTCATGCTCAGACACGATAGACCTAAGCTGGCAGGGACTCGGCAGCACCGAACCGCCGTCGAGCTCCGAGCTCTCCTTCGACCCCCTCACCTACGAGGTGGGCGAAACGATCTCCAGCACGGAGCGAACTGTGACtgaggaggaagatgatgaaCGGGTTGGGCCGGACACCCCGAGAAACCACACGAGCTCATTGGCAGAAATGTTGCGGTTCGTCAATCAGGCATTAGCCAATCAGAAGGATCCGTCCTTGTGGAGCTCGCCGGAGTCTTCGGAGAGTGGACGTAGCCTTCAG ATGGATGGCAAGGAGGCATGA